TTGCCAAGGCCAACATCGCCCACGATCACGGTGAGGCACTCATTTCCCTCCTCGATCGCAAAGAGCGTCTCTGCTACGGTATTTTCTACTGAAAGATGAGAATCGACATACATCGATGGGTCTGGCACATTATCGAACGGCGGCTTTTTTAGGCCCCAGTAGTCGGTGTACATGTGTTGTATCCTCCTTCTGTCAGGCAAACAGGCACTGCCTGGCTGATTCTCATCACAGCGTCATTGTTCTTTCGTTACATCTGCAAACTGCCGCTCAAGTAATCCACGACATCTTCAAGGAGAAACCGCCTGAGTTTCCCTATCTTGTAACTTTTGATCTCCCTTTCCTTCACCAGGCGGTAGAGCATGCTCTTGCTTATCTGGAGCATTGTTGAAACGTCATTAAGGTTCAGCATGCGAGTGGTATAAACAGGCTTGAAATGGAAATTGAACGCCGTGCTCCCGTCGGCTGTCTGTTCCATGGACATCTTCACCCCATGATGCTTACCGCTCAAGAGGTCTTTTATGCAGTTCATGGACTGGACCACCTCCGATTGCTGGGGACTGAGCTCGATGGAGAAGATCTGCTCTTCCTCTCCCGCCACTTCCTTGAATATGAGATGATCTCCGTCCTGGATATTGAAGCTCTCGGGCGAACCTATCATGGGAGCGGGGGCCGATACCTCGGGGATTTGCTCTATCTCGGTGACTTCCTGGTCGCAAACCGGATTTGTGGCAGGCGGGGCTGTATGAATCTCAACAACAGGATCCTGTGCCGTCTGCGCTGCCGTCTTTCTCCGTTTGACTATGCAAATCTTTTCCATGACTCCCCTTTAGCTAAGGAAATTTATTATATGTCGTCATTATCGCCATCTCTAAAAAACCCTTTACTTCACTATTAAAACCGATATTTATGCGCATTCTGTATTAATTTACTTGCGAAACCGAACTCACTACATTAAAACTTATTCCAAAAAAGCTGTCAATCAAATTTCCTCGGGCAAACAATCTGGCATTTCCCTCCTGACCAAACCCTTGCGCTTACAACTTGAAGAGCCGCAAAACACGGCAATCGCTCAATGGTATCGAACCCGATGGTTTCCTTGAATTACCAGAGACCGCAACAGTGGCGGGCAAACAGGAGATGCTCGATGAGGCAAAACGAGAACCATAACCGGCAAAACGGATAAAAACATATTCTATCGTCTTCATGATCCCGCCGCCATCCAGGAAGGTCATACAATCACTATGCTTGTGCGTTCGACTCACAATATAAAAGATGTGGCAGCCTCTGTCAACGCATTTCTCTTTACAGCGTAATCGCGGAAGGGGCGCCGCAGGGGAAGTCCCTTGTCACGCATAACTGTTGCAATTTGCCATTGCAGTGAGGTAGGATGTCACCCATCAGGCATATGAAATGTCGACTAATCCCTTCCTTCCGGTAAGACTTTACCTTGCCCGGCGCCTTACACCCGCACGCATATTTATCCTCGGGTTTATTTTTATTATTCTCGTCGGAACGGTATTGCTGTCACTTCCGTCGAGCTCCCAGCAGGGGCGACTCAGTTTCGTCGATGCCCTTTTCACGTCCACATCAGCCGTGTGTGTCACGGGTCTCGCCGTCATAGACATTGGCAGGGACCTGTCCCTGAGCGGCCAGATCATAACCCTTTTCCTCATGCAGGCGGGCGGCCTCGGCATCACGACGTTCTCCGTCCTGTTCCTGGGAATGATGGGCCTCGGCATTTCAGCCAAGAGCAGGGACATCGTCCAATCAACACTCATCCATTCCCCGGGGATCGATTTCTTGCATATTCTCAAATCCGTCATTCTCTACACCGTTATTATCGAAGCGGCGGGAACAGCGATACTGTTCCTGTGCTTCGTTGATGAGGCCAGCCCCGGCACAGCAGCCTGGCGGGCGGTCTACCATGCCCTGTCGGCTTTCAATAATTGTGGATACTCGCTCTTTTCCGACAGCCTGACGGCCTATCGTGACCACCCGGGTATTAACCTGACGATCATATCGCTCATCATCGTGGGTGGAGCCGGGTTTGTCGTCATCCATGAGATGCTGGATCGCAACAAAGACCGGGAGAAAAGGCTTTCGGTACATACCAGGATAGTCGTCATCACTACCTGCGTCCTCATAGCGGTGGGAGCAATACTCTTGTACGTTCTGGAGAAAGACCATCTGCTGAAAGGCCTCGGGGTAGAGTCACGTGTACTCGTTGCCCTCTTCCAATCGGTTACCGCGAGAACCTGCGGCTTCAATACTGTCGACATAGGCGCCCTGACCAATGAATCGATTCTGATCCTTATGATCCTCATGTTCATAGGGGCTTCCCCGGGATCGACAGGGGGAGGAATTAAGACTACAAGCCTCGCGATACTTTTTCTCCTTATCTGGAACCGCCTCAAAGGAAGCATTCACGTCAATGTCTTCAACCGGACCATTCCCCAGGAAACAGTCACAAAAACCATCTCCATAATCTTCGCCTCGGCTCTGTCCGTCGTGCTCGTCACGTCTTTTCTCCTTCTCTTCCAGTCCTCTTCCTTGCCGCCGGACAAAACCCGTCATTTTTTCCTGGAATATCTATTCGAAGCTGTTTCCGCCTTCGCGACCGCTGGTCTGTCGATGGGCGTAACATCGCAGTTAAGCAGCATACAGAAATTCGGTATTACAATTCTCATGTTCGCAGGGCGGGTCGGCCCCCTCACGCTGGCCCTCGCGCTGACGCTGGCCTCACGAAAGAAAAGCATTGCCTACGCCGAGGAAACGGTGATGGTCGGTTAAGGAGGAGAAATGAAAAGGGTCGTCGTCATCGGTATCGGGATCTTCGGTTTCAACCTGGTAAAGGAACTCTACAAGAGCGGTATAGAGGTCATTGCCATCGACAAGAATAAAGATGTGGTACAGGAGATAGCTGAGTTTGCTACGAAGGCAATAGTGAGCGACGGCCTGGAGAAATATATCCTGGAATCCTTAGGCCTGAGGGAGAACGACGTGGTCGTCGTGTCCTTCGGCGAAGATCTTGCGGCAAGCACACTGATAACTCTCCACCTGAAACAGCTGAAGATAAGGAACATTATAGTCAAGGCACCGAACGTCGAATACAAACAGGTCCTGGAAAGCGTTGGCGCGACGGAGGTTATCATCCCGGAAAAAGAGATGGCAAACAAGGTTGCAAAAAGCCTGATAACCCCGAACATTCTCGACTACATCCCCCTCGCGGAGGATTATATCATTGGTGAGATCGCCCCGCCTGTAGCCTTCCACGGAAAAACACTCGCCGAGGTGCACCTCAGGAGCAAGCATAATATCAATGCCATTGCCATAAGAGACACGCTTACAGACACAATAAGGATGGTGCCTCCCAATTACGTGATAAAAGACAGCGAGATACTGGTCGTCATCGGAAAGTCGAAGGACATAGACGGGCTCCAATAAAAGGGGGTGTTCCGTCATTCTCCCCCACACCGGGCGACCGGAATGATCTGCCGGGCGCGGGACTCTTCAACGATCCTTTCATCCCCCTCTCTCGCGGGGGGAAAAGACCCTCTCCTTAAATTCGTTTCACAATGATTATCACACCGTATTTCCCCCATAGATTCCAAGGGTTAGAAAAAAGTATCCAGCAGGGCAATTTCCTGTTGCCTTATGTGACGAAAAGCGATAGGCTATGAAGCAATGGCCCCATTATGATGGTGATAACCGTCTCAAGATCCTACGGATCTGCTGGCAGTTTGTTTGCCCGTCGCATTGCTGACACCCTCGGGTTTGTCTATGCCGATGAGGCATTCATCAATAAGATCGGCCGTGATCCCGAGGTGTCCGAGGCTTTGCTCATGAGCCTCGAGGACGAACCAAGCCCTTCCCTGCTTCAGCGTTCCAAAGACCTTCTGTCACGAAAAAGCTTTTATAAACTGGCTCTTTCCGCATGCATTTACGACTTTGCCCTGAAGCACGACATCGTCTTCGTCGGCGGCGGGGCTCATATCATCCTCGAACACTATCCCGGGCTTCTGAGCATACAGGTCGTGAGGAACATGTCCGACCGTATCCGGGATATAGCCGCCGATAAATACATATCCTACGAGGAGGCGCTCGACCTCATCGAGCAAAAAGACAGGGCAAAAAATAAATTCATCAGCTACTACTTCGACTCGGACCTCTTCGACCCTCTGAAATTCCATATCACATTCAACGCCAGCCTCATATCGCTCAACGACGCCCTGACCTTCTCCGCCGGCTTCGCGAAGAAACACTTTTCCGAAGTCAACCGTGAAGAGGCTCAGACATTTCTTAGAAAAAAGCTCCTCGAGAAGAAAGCAGAGATACTTCTTGCCGGCAGGGACATCGCCGGCGATTTCGGCAAGGTTGCCTTCGAGGCGACAGGCCTCGATACGCTCCTCGTGAAGGGGGTCATAGGGAGTGAGGAGAAAAAGAAACGGCTTCTTAAGGCCCTCTGGAACCTTAAGGACCTGAAGAAGGTTGAAGACCAATTGAGAGTCGGAGTGCTTTCACGTCTCATATACTAATGCTATGAGAAAACAACGGATCCTTTTAATTTTAGCCACGACGGGGTATCTCGCCGTTTTGCTTTCCATTGTCTACTATTTCCAGCAATACACTGGTTCCCGGTTCCCTTTGTGGACTTGCATGTTTTTCGTTATTCTCCTCCTGTCCATCGCAATTTTTCCCCTGATTCTGCCGGAGTGGTGGTCCAAGAACTATGCCGTGTTAACCCTTCTTCTCGCTATACCCGCCGCCTTCGCGGTTTTGACGTATGAATGGATTCTCCTCACCCACGCCCTGCAGGAGTATATTTCTTTCATCATTCTCCTGGGCTCCCTCTTCACAATCTCGGGGGGGATCGTCATCCGACTCGGTGCCAGAGGTACGCCGATGCTGAACACGCTCCTCCTGTTCATCGGCGCCTTCTTTGCGAACTTCATCGGCACAACGGGGGCCAGCATGGTGCTCATACGGCCCATGCTCAGAGCAAACCGGGCAAGAAAACACCTATCGCACGTCTTTATATTCTTTATATTCCTTGTTTCAAACATCGGCGGTCTTCTCACTCCGCTCGGTGATCCACCGTTGTTCCTCGGTTTTCTGCGGGGCGTTCCCTTTGTCTGGACGATGAAGCTCTTCCCCATCTGGATCTTCGCGGTATTCATCCTTCTGGGAATCTTCTTCCTCCTCGATTCTTATATGGTCAGAAAAGAGATTAAAAGCTCCAGTTCCTTCCTGGAGGCAGTCGATGAGATGCCCCATAAGAAGGTGGAGATCAAGGGCAAGATAAATTTTGTCTTTCTTCTCATGGTCATAGGCTCACTCTTCCTCCCCCAGATCGTAAGAGAGATCGTCATGCTCGCAGCCGTGGCCCTCTCCATATATTTCACGTCTGTCGCCCTTCGTGAAGAAAATGCCTTCACGTATCACCCCATCATCGAGGTGGCTATCCTTTTTGCCGGAATATTCGTGACCATGGTGCCTGTTATGAAGATCCTCAGCATGAGCGGAAGCGAACTCGGCATCACAAAACCATGGCAGTTCTTCTGGATCACGGGCATTCTCTCCAGTTTCCTCGACAACGCCCCGACATACCTGATCTTCTTCTCTTCCGCCCAGAACGTCGCCGACACGTTGGGCATTGTGAAAAATCTCATTGTCGGTGTGCCCGAGATGTATCTCAGGGCCATCTCGGTAGGCGCTGTATTGATGGGGGCCAACACCTACATAGGGAACGGACCGAACTTCATGGTCAAGGCGATATGCGAAGAAAACAACGTCAGTATGCCATCTTTCTTCGGATATATATTGTGGTCTGTTACTTTCCTCATCCCCGTATTCCTCTTGATCATGCTTGTCTTCTTCCTCTGATACTTTTAAACAATCATGTCACCGCAGGTCTTCGGTACCGGGGGGCGTCATTCATTTATCGTTTTTGAAGGCTCTTAGTGATCCGGTGGCTGGATTACGGGAACATATGGCGTTGTTTATCACATTCAAAAGAGGGGTTGGCCGCAAAACACGGGATGTTACACACCGCGCCCATTTCGATGACGCCGCGTATCAACTCTTTCACGCCTTCAGATCGTCTCGGGCTCTCGATCTTGCCCTCTCGATCATAACAATCCCGATATAAGCCAGAATGAACGTGGGAATCAGAAGAAATCTCAAAGGTATCTTGTCGAGCTTCATCTTCTCCAGGGAAAAGGGGGATTTTGACGTCTGCCCGGCGGTAGCTCCGTCGACTGATCGTGCACCCTCGGCCGCTGTTTCTTCTGTCAGCCTTATGCCGACGTTATAGAGATTGTACAAGAACCCTTTGTCCTTATCAAAACCGGAAACGAAGGGGAGAGCAAACAAGGGGATACATATCCCGATAATGATCAATGCAATACCTCTTTTTTTCCCGGTGTCCATAAGTTTCTTAATATATCACAGTTGACCCCCGGGGGAGCTATTTTTTTCCCTTGTTGTGACAATTGACATGTGGCGGGGCCGCGGGATATGATACAAAAGAATTCAGTCATGTCTCGTAAGGAAAAACAATGAAAAGAAAGAAAACCAGGCAGATCAAGGTCGGAGGGGTCCCCATAGGCGGCGGAAGTCCTATTGTCGTCCAGTCCATGCTCAAAACAAACCCGGAGAATTTCAGTGAAACCCTCGAACAGACGTGGGAATTGAAAAAGGCCGGATGCGAACTGGTCAGGATCGCCCTGCCCCAGGAAGAGACCTGCAAGATCATCCCCTTTCTCAAAAAGGAAGTGGAGGTGCCCATCATAGGCGACATCCATTTCAACCACAAGATAGCCTTGAAGGCAATGGAACTTGGCATAGACGGGATCAGGATAAATCCCGGCACGATCAACAACCTGCGCAAGATGCGGGAGATCGCCGCCATGGCCCTTGATACGAAGACGCCTGTCAGGCTCGGGATGAACATCGGTTCCATCGAGAAAAGGGTTCTCAAGAACCATGCGAGACCCGGTGCGGATGCCATGGTGGAAAGCGCCCTTTATCACATCAATCTCTTTGAAGATATCGGCTGGACCCAACTCAAGGTTTCCCTCAAGGCATCCGACATCAGGGAGACCATCGACGCCTACAGGAAGTTCGCGAAAAGGTCCGATTACCCTCTTCACGTGGGGATAACCGAGGCGGGTCCCGTTTTTTCCGGCGCCATCAAATCGGCCATAGGCATCGGCATACTCCTCCATGAGGGTATAGGAGACACCATAAGGGTTTCCCTGACAGGAAATCCCTTATACGAGGTCATCGCCGCCTACCACATCCTGCGCGATCTTGGGCTAAGGAAACGGGGCATCAACATAATCTCCTGCCCCACATGCGGCAGAACCAAGGTCGACCTCGCCGCGATAGTCGAGGAATTCGAAAAGGAAGTCAACCAGTTCGACTCCTATCTGGACGTGGCCATCATGGGCTGCGAGGTCAACGGCCCCGGTGAGGCACGGGAGGCGGACATAGGTCTCGCCTTCGGCGCAAACAGCGCCATGCTGTTTAAAAAAGGCACGGTCGTCAAATCCGGCATCCCAAGAGAAATGGCGAAAAACATACTCCAGGAAGAGATCTTTAATATGGTAAACGGATAGAAGACGGTTTTATATCTGAGAGTCTTTTCAAGTGCGCCGGTCAGTAAATGTCTTTTCCTGAAACCTGAAACCGTCTTTATTTCGTCTGTTTCCATACATGGAGAATTCTCTGCGCCACCGTCACATGGGTGAGGACTGCCAGAGCTATGATGATGCAGCCCAGGAGGAAGGGGATGAAGAGGCCGACGATGAGAAGGACAAGCCGCTCAGGTCTCTCGAGGAGGCCTGTTTTCCCGGAGAGTGATGCGGCCTCCGCCCGGGCACGGGCATAGGGTATAAGCGCCGTGCCTATTGCCGCGACGAGGGTCGCCATGGCGTATTCCATACTTCCGTGACGGACGTAGACGAAAAGGATGGCACCCATTACGGACATGTCGGTGTACCTGTCGAGGACGGAGTCAAAAAAACCGCCGAAACGCGTCACCCTGCCGGAGCCGCGGGCGATAGCGCCATCGAGGATGTCAAAAAAACCGGCCGTGAGAAGACACGCCGCAGCGGTCGCCGGATACTCCATGAAGATCAGCGCGGCCGCCAGGAAGCCGAATAAGGCACCCGCGCAGCTTATGACGTTGGGTGATATTACTTTTTGTCCGAAAATGGATCTGTACAAGAAAAGGATCGCTGGATCAAGCCGGTGACCAATCTTCGAGCTTATCACTTGGGGCCCCCTACCGGAACCTCTCGCCCCTGATAAACTCTTCCACCATCGTCCGCGCCGTCTCGTCCGGGTACTGCCGGATGGGATGTTTCATGGTGTAGGCCGAGATGGACTCCAGAGTTCCGCCTATGCCCCTGTCGCGGGCGACCTTGCAACACCTCAGCGCATCTATGATGCAACCGCCGCTGTTCGGGGAATCCTCCACGGAAAGCCTCAATTCACAGTCGATGGGTACGTCGCCGAATATCCTTCCCTCGAGCCTCATGAAGCAGATCTTGTTGTCCTTCTGCCAGGGCACGTAATCGGAGGGGCCTATGTGGATGTTGTCAGCCGGAATGGGGACATCAAGGGTGGATTGCACGGCCTCCGTCTTCGATATCTTCTTGGATTTCAGCCGCTCCCTGTTGAGCATGTTGAGAAAATCGGTGTTACCGCCGGTGTTGAGCTGATACGTGTTGTCGAGTTTGACCCCGCGGTCATTGAAAAGCTTGGCGAGGGTCCTGTGTATGATCGTCGCCCCTATCTGGGATTTGACGTCATCGCCTACCACGGGTATCCCCTTTTCTTCGAAACGCCTGGCCCAGGTATCATCTGAAGCGATAAAAACGGGGATGCAGTTTATCAGGCTGACCCCCGATTCCAGACAGCATTCGGCGTAAAATCGTGCCGCCTTCTCGGAACCTACGGGCAGGTAGTTGAGCAGAATGTCGACCTTATACTCTTTGAGAATCGCCGCCACATTGACAGGCTGCTCATCGGCAACGACGAAGGAGCGCTCCGGTGGATACTGTTTCATATGGGGCGCCACACCGTCAAGGACATGGCCCATGAGGACGGTGACACCTGTGAGCGGAATCTCGGCTTCTATGGTCTTTGTGCAGTTCGGGGCCGCGAAAATGGCTTTCTCGAGAGGCATCCCGACCTTGCGCTCATCAATGTCGAAAGCAGCCACGACCTTGATGTCCCACGGCTTGTAGCCGCAGATATCGGTGTGCATGAGGCCGACAACGTCTTCGCTTTTTCGGGCGTAGTAGAAGATACCCTGTACCAACGAGCTTGCACAGTTTCCCACACCGGCAATGGCAACACGAATCTCTGGCATTGCATCTCCTTCTATTGCATTTCTTTTAGAATATTTGCCCTAAAATGTCAAAATGGACATCACTTCTTGTAGCGCTCCATGCCATCCTGGTAAAGGTCTCCGTCATGTGTATCGTTGATGACAAAAAGCGGCATGTCCTTTACCTCGAGCCTTATGACCGCTTCAGGTCCGAGATCTTCATAAGCGATCACGTCCGCCGCGACGACGGTGCGCGCGAGCAGTGCACCGGCCCCCCCTGTCGCTCCCAAATAGACCGCCTTGTGCTCCTTGAGGGCCCCTCTGACACCTTCAGAGCGCTTGCCCTTCCCTATCATACCCTTCAAGCCCAGGGAGATCAATCTTGGCGCATACACATCCATGCGGGAACTCGTGGTGGGTCCGCAGGAGCCGATAACCTTGCCCGGCGGCGCCGGCGCCGGACCACAATAATAGATTACCTGGCCCCTGATATCGAAAGGCAGCTCTCCACCCGCCTCGAGGGTCTCGGCGAATCTCTTGTGTGCCGCGTCCCGGGCGGTATAGACAAAACCGCTGAGAAGCACCTTTTCACCTGCTTTCAAAGAACCTGTAACATCATCCGCAAGAGGTGTCGTTATTCTTTTGATGCCCGATGTCATAACAGAGCCTCCCTGATGCGGTGGGCGTGGCACTGAATATTGACCGCCACCGGCAGCGAGGCGAGATGGCAGGGAGCCATCTTTATGTGGACATCGAGCGCCGTAACTGTACCCCCATACCCTTGAGGGCCTATACCGGTTTCGTTGATCTCATTCAGCATTTCTCTCTCCATCGCGGCCAGTTCCTCGTCATCATGTCGTGCACCGACGGGAACCATGAGGGCCTCCTTGGACAATAACGCCGATGTCTCGAAATTGCCGCCAATGCCCACTCCCACGGTAATGGGAGGACACGGATTCGGACCTCCCTTGCGCACCATCTCAAGGACGAAGGCCTTGACCCCCTCCTTGCCCTCCGCGGGCATGAGCATCCGCACTTCCCCGTAGTTCTCGCTCCCGCCGCCTTTCGGCAGAACGGTGATCCTCATCCTGTCTCCGGGCACGATCTTCGTGTGAATGATGGGAGGTGTATTGTCTCCGGTGTTCTTCCTGCTGAAGGGATGGCAACAGGATTTTCTGAGGTAGCCGTTGCGGTATGCGCGGCGTACGCCCTCGGAAACGGCTTCCGTAAGATCGCCCCCCAGGATGTGCGCGTCCTGACCCATCTCGAGAAAGGTCACCGCGAGACCCGTATCCTGACATATTGGCATATGCTCTTCCCGGGCCGTGTCGGCGTTCTTGAGAAGCTCCCTGAGCACCTCCTTGCCCACCGGCGAGTTCTCCTTCTCTATGGCGTCACGGATGGCACCGTACATGTTATCGGAAAGCTCGATATTGGCGTCGATGAACAAACGTTCGACAACGGAAACGATCTCGTCCACATGGATCTCTCGCATAGGGGCTCCTTAACCGACGTAGGGCGCTATGATGCCCTTCTCCATGAGAAGACCCACTTCGTCCTGAGCCCTGCGGATCTTGGTGACCGCCATGTTGTAGAGTTCCTTCTCGTCGATCGTCAGGCGCGCGACGCCTTGTTTCATGGCCATTTTTGCGACCGCCACGGCCTCCCTGGGAAAGACCTCCCATTCATTCATCGTCGGGAGAAGGTGGTCTTCGGCGAGCCCCCTATCCTCGGCACACCGGGCAAGTTCATAGGCCGCCGCGATGCACATCTCGTCTGTGATGGTCCGGGCCATGACATCGAGGGTGCCCCGGAATATGGCCGGGAACCCCACGGAATTATTCACCTGGTTGGGAAAATCACTCCTGCCCGTAGCGACGATGCGGGCCCCGGCCTCTTTGGCATCCCAGGGCCACATCTCAGGTATGGGGTTGGCGCAAACGAAAACGATCGCGTTATCGGCCATCGACGCCACCCAATCTTTCTGAATCACATCCGGTCCCGACTTCGAAAGAGCTATAAGAACGTCCTGCCCCTTCAATGCCGCCGCAGTGTCGCCTTCACGGTTCTCCCCGTTGGTCATCCCGGCGAGCTCCAGTTTTTCCTTGTAATTTGGCTTGATGTCATCGCGTTTCCGGTTGAGTATTCCCTTACTGTCCACGACGATCACCTTCTTTGGATCGGCCCCGGCCTTGATAAGCATCCGAACTATGCAGACATTGGCGGATCCTATGCCTATCATGGTGATCCTGGCATCCTCGATCCTCTTTCCCACAATCTTGAGGGCGTTCACAAGACCGGCAAGGGTAACGGCCGCCGTACCTTGCTGGTCATCATGCCAGACCGGGATGGGCGATTCGGCCCTCAGTTTTTCCAGGATGTAGAAACACTTGGGGTTCTCGATGTCCTCGAGGTTGATGCCCCCGAAAACGGGGGCGATGAGTTTTACGGTCCGCACTATCTCGTCAGGATCCTTCGTGTCGAGACAAATAGGAAATGCATCGACACCCCCCAGGTACTTAAAGAGAAGCGCCTTGCCTTCCATAACGGGTAGTCCGGCCATGGGCCCGATATCGCCGAGACCCAGTACCCGTGTTCCGTCGGTGACTATACCAACGGTGTTCCCCTTATTGGT
This genomic interval from Syntrophorhabdaceae bacterium contains the following:
- a CDS encoding NADP-dependent malic enzyme; protein product: MSDDKVTKEELLEKARKPALDAMKMHPFYKGKIEMVPKCVIRDIDDFAIWYTPGVAEPCKEIQRDPDKVFEYTNKGNTVGIVTDGTRVLGLGDIGPMAGLPVMEGKALLFKYLGGVDAFPICLDTKDPDEIVRTVKLIAPVFGGINLEDIENPKCFYILEKLRAESPIPVWHDDQQGTAAVTLAGLVNALKIVGKRIEDARITMIGIGSANVCIVRMLIKAGADPKKVIVVDSKGILNRKRDDIKPNYKEKLELAGMTNGENREGDTAAALKGQDVLIALSKSGPDVIQKDWVASMADNAIVFVCANPIPEMWPWDAKEAGARIVATGRSDFPNQVNNSVGFPAIFRGTLDVMARTITDEMCIAAAYELARCAEDRGLAEDHLLPTMNEWEVFPREAVAVAKMAMKQGVARLTIDEKELYNMAVTKIRRAQDEVGLLMEKGIIAPYVG